The proteins below are encoded in one region of Antennarius striatus isolate MH-2024 chromosome 7, ASM4005453v1, whole genome shotgun sequence:
- the fam20b gene encoding glycosaminoglycan xylosylkinase gives MKLKQRMVVLCAVLLLLGLAKIFLLDGGEGSAASRRDLRAFRKMEASLSLSRGARLTHTLQSPWEIASQWVGPREVYPEETPELAAVLTSLSSARIQRADVGYKGTQLKALLVLDGGQKVVFKPKRYNRDYVIEGEPYAGYDRHNAEVAAFHLDRILGFRRAPLVVGRHVNLRTEIKPVATDQLQNTFLMQGNNTCFYGKCYYCRENEPACAEGEIIEGSVTLWLPDVWPLQRHRHPWGRTYREGKLARWEYDESYCEAVKKMPPYDAGPRLLDIIDTAVFDYLIGNADRHHYESFQDDGGASMVILLDNAKSFGNAALDERSILAPLYQCCMIRVSTWNRLNLLRSGALSSAMQQALGFDPIHPVLAEPHLAALDRRLSGVIATVKQCLEAQGSENTLIEDRMNLPHP, from the exons ATGAAGCTCAAACAGCGCATGGTGGTGTTGTGTGCCGTGCTCCTCCTGCTGGGCCTGGCCAAGATCTTCCTGCTGGATGGAGGCGAAGGCTCCGCCGCCAGCCGACGGGACCTCAGAGCATTTCGCAAG ATGGAAGCCAGCCTCTCTCTGTCCCGTGGAGCTCGCCTCACCCACACCCTGCAGTCTCCCTGGGAGATAGCGAGCCAGTGGGTGGGCCCGCGAGAAGTCTACCCCGAGGAGACCCCGGAGCTGGCTGCCGTGCTCACCTCGCTCAGCTCGGCCCGGATACAACGGGCTGACGTGGGCTACAAGGGCACCCAGCTCAAAGCCCTGCTGGTGCTGGACGGGGGACAGAAAGTCGTGTTCAAACCCAAACG ATATAACCGGGACTACGTGATCGAAGGCGAGCCGTACGCCGGCTACGACAGACACAACGCAGAGGTCGCCGCGTTCCACCTGGACAG GATCCTGGGCTTCAGGAGAGCTCCCCTAGTGGTGGGGAGGCACGTCAACCTGCGGACGGAGATCAAACCCGTGGCCACCGACCAGCTACAGAACACCTTCCTCATGCAGG GTAATAATACGTGCTTCTATGGAAAGTGTTATTACTGTCGGGAGAATGAGCCGGCCTGTGCCGAGGGAGAGATCATCGAGGGGTCTGTGACCCTGTGGCTACCGGACGTCTGGCCGCTGCAGAGACACCGACATCCCTGGGGACGCACGTACAGAGAGGGGAAACTGGCCAG ATGGGAGTACGATGAGAGTTACTGCGAGGCGGTGAAGAAAATGCCTCCATACGATGCGGGACCGAGGCTGTTGGATATCATCGACACGGCCGTCTTTGATTACCTTATTGGAAACGCGGATCGTCATCACTACGAGAGCTTTCAGGATGATGGTGGTGCCAGCATGGTCATCCTCCTTGACAACGCAAAGAG CTTTGGGAACGCAGCTCTGGATGAGCGAAGTATCCTTGCCCCGCTCTATCAATGCTGCAT GATTCGTGTCTCCACGTGGAACAGATTGAACCTGCTGAGGAGTGGAGCTCTGAGTTCAGCCATGCAGCAGGCGCTGGGATTTGATCCCATCCACCCCGTCCTGGCAGAGCCACACCTGGCAGCACTGGACAGACGTCTGTCTGGAGTCATAGCTACTGTCAAGCAGTGTCTGGAAGCACAGGGTTCTGAAAACACGCTAATAGAGGACCGAATGAACCTCCCACATCCCTAG